A stretch of the Oceanicola sp. D3 genome encodes the following:
- a CDS encoding YafY family protein → MRRADRLFQIVQLLRGGRLVTARMLAERLEVSERTIYRDIADLVGSGVPIEGEAGVGYLMRAGFDLPPLMFNRSEIVALVAGARLIRAWGGLEMAEAAEEALVKISAVLPEAERDKAAGLQIHAFSMPYLMDDDTRRRLDAIERAVDARDRLVLDYGDAEGAQTARVVRPLSLIFWGRTWTLIGWCELRDDFRMFRVDRVKGMETGERFRIEPGKSLQDFYRMERHRGGFDERREGAC, encoded by the coding sequence CTGGTGACGGCGCGGATGTTGGCCGAGCGGCTGGAGGTGAGCGAGCGCACGATTTACCGCGACATCGCCGATCTCGTCGGCTCGGGCGTGCCGATCGAGGGCGAGGCGGGCGTGGGCTATCTGATGCGCGCCGGGTTTGACCTGCCGCCGCTGATGTTCAACCGCAGTGAGATTGTTGCGCTGGTGGCGGGGGCGCGTCTGATCCGGGCCTGGGGCGGGCTGGAGATGGCCGAGGCCGCCGAGGAGGCGCTGGTTAAGATCTCCGCGGTGCTGCCCGAGGCCGAGCGCGACAAGGCGGCGGGCTTGCAGATACACGCGTTTTCAATGCCCTACCTGATGGATGACGACACGCGGCGGCGGCTGGACGCGATTGAGCGGGCGGTGGATGCGCGTGACAGGCTGGTGCTGGATTACGGCGATGCCGAGGGGGCACAGACGGCGCGGGTGGTGCGGCCCTTGAGCCTGATTTTCTGGGGCAGGACGTGGACGCTGATCGGCTGGTGCGAGCTGCGCGATGATTTTCGGATGTTTCGGGTGGACCGGGTGAAGGGCATGGAGACGGGCGAGCGCTTCCGCATCGAGCCGGGCAAGAGCTTGCAGGATTTTTACCGGATGGAACGGCACCGCGGCGGGTTTGACGAGCGGCGCGAGGGGGCCTGTTAG
- a CDS encoding pseudouridine synthase, with product MLLALNKPMNLLSQFTDEGKWQGLSGLGLPKGVYPAGRLDRDSEGLLLLTDDGKLQARISSPKFKMAKTYWVLVEGTPNAAALEALKMGVTLKDGPTKRAEVAVIAPPEGLWERDPPVRIRKAPDTWLALTIREGRNRQVRRMTAAVGHPTLRLIRAQIGPWALDGLAPGAWRKLDDTPPEPRRKTLRLKR from the coding sequence ATGCTCCTCGCGCTCAACAAACCGATGAACCTGCTCTCGCAATTCACCGACGAGGGCAAATGGCAGGGGCTTTCCGGCCTCGGGCTGCCCAAGGGCGTCTACCCCGCAGGCCGCCTCGACCGTGACAGCGAAGGGCTGCTCCTGCTCACCGATGACGGCAAGCTACAGGCCCGCATCTCCTCGCCCAAATTCAAGATGGCCAAGACCTATTGGGTGCTGGTCGAAGGCACGCCCAACGCCGCCGCCCTCGAAGCCCTCAAGATGGGCGTCACCCTCAAGGATGGCCCCACCAAACGCGCCGAGGTGGCGGTGATCGCGCCGCCCGAAGGCCTATGGGAGCGCGACCCACCCGTGCGCATTCGCAAGGCCCCCGACACATGGCTTGCACTCACCATCCGCGAAGGCCGCAACCGTCAGGTGCGCCGGATGACAGCCGCCGTGGGCCACCCGACCCTCCGTCTCATCCGCGCCCAGATCGGCCCCTGGGCGCTTGACGGCCTCGCCCCCGGCGCATGGCGCAAACTGGATGACACCCCACCCGAACCACGCCGCAAGACCCTGCGCCTCAAGCGCTAA